A stretch of Besnoitia besnoiti strain Bb-Ger1 chromosome V, whole genome shotgun sequence DNA encodes these proteins:
- a CDS encoding hypothetical protein (encoded by transcript BESB_060030), with protein MSGTTPVCPAAPSSAEHVERDQALEPPIEDPERTRRVQESRKKNDKFWRDMFVETGVRRHRGNVEDSVWKQRLTIAAVVFVMIAGISQAVYRAYLDLNFGFLNIDVTDIDRVKEVMFGGSPWIVLCRWPENKKWKMPEILHSHRQELMKFGNLGSIDCSAELPSGQKFSERFRIPSSTEAMVITNGKAPRILNVWALKSWENLSSFLQKNTKVEVRTIEENISFTKHCLFPPGGRCLAFARKGGFSPETKNKAIAGPLSKKGKTRKLKVITLDTGKYQVTGMDIGLNAFYVTRVVCIGNISPPPSLEASKKKDVSKDKFIYAVYEGEFTNTRALSEFAEVCMSAKEGDQGFHRLDKPPALRRRPSSDADAAAGKKKKRVSQ; from the exons ATGTCCGGGACGACGCCGGTTTGtcctgctgcgccgtcgaGCGCGGAACATGTGGAACGAGACCAGGCTCTTGAGCCTCCAATAGAAGACCCAGAGCGCACCAGAAGAGTTCAGGAGTCGCGGAAGAAAAATGATAAGTTCTGGAGAGACATGTTCGTCGAGACAGGCGTCCGCAGACATCGTGGCAACGTTGAAGACAGTGTCTGGAAGCAGAGGCTTACAA TCGCCGCTGTGGTGTTTGTCATGATCGCAGGCATCTCGCAG GCGGTTTACCGGGCATACCTTGATTTGAACTTTGGATTCCTTAACATCGACGTGACTGACATCGATCGTGTGAAAG AAGTCATGTTCGGCGGCAGCCCATGGATCGTTCTCTGTCGGTGGCCAGAGAACAAGAAATG GAAGATGCCTGAGATTCTCCATTCGCATCGCCAAGAACTCATGAAATTCGGGAATCTAGGAAGCATCGACTGCTCAG CTGAGCTTCCCAGCGGTCAGAAGTTTTCTGAACGCTTTCGCATACCGTCTAGCACGGAGGCCATGGTGATCACCAACGGGAAAGCCCCGAGAATCCTGAACGTCTGGGCGCTGAAGAGCTGGGAGAATTTGTCTTCGTTCCTGCAGAAGAACACCAAAGTCGAAGTGCGGACGATCGAGGAA AACATCTCCTTCACGAAGCACTGCCTCTTTCCGCCGGGCGGCCGCTGTCTGGCATTCGCGCGGAAGGGAGGTTTCTCTCCAGAGACGAAGAACAAAGCCATTGCTGGCCCTCTTAGCAAGAAAGGGAAGACCCGGAAGCTCAAGGTCATTACCCTCGACACGGGAAAATACCAG GTGACTGGCATGGACATCGGACTCAACGCGTTCTATGTGACAAGAGTCGTTTGCATCGGCAACATATCTCCGC CTCCTTCTCTTGAGGCGAGCAAGAAGAAGGATGTCTCGAAGGACAAGTTCATTTACGCCGTTTACGAAG GCGAATTTACAAACACGCGGGCTTTATCGGAGTTTGCAGAAGTGTGCATGTCTGCAAAGGAAG GTGACCAGGGCTTCCATCGGCTGGACAAACCGCCTGCGCTTCGAAGGCGTCCCTCGTCGGACGCGGATGCGGCGGCagggaagaaaaagaagcgagTTTCCCAGTGA
- a CDS encoding hypothetical protein (encoded by transcript BESB_060020), whose translation MVARVPLSQMRAVAGRGVLLSFVLAFSILSGGLVSVADEYRPRQVADLNCTGDVLEHSVTLAANETFVLTCPTNEWQAVPANFHQVMCPRPGLNCTDAEAAPYVAFFPLSKSWKWVTPDTEQDTVHAWTTPVGKYLNMRDAPLFSVGCRHRTNKTLCYVNVTVKAAGSFLLAGVTAAQILAVVATSAAYMI comes from the coding sequence ATGGTGGCCAGAGTGCCTCTTTCGCAGATGCGTGCTGTCGCTGGGAGGGGGGTGCTCCTCTCATTCGTCCTGGCCTTCTCCATTCTCTCGGGGGGCCTTGTCAGCGTGGCAGATGAATATCGACCGCGTCAAGTTGCAGATCTCAATTGCACTGGAGACGTCTTGGAGCACTCTGTCACCCTCGCCGCCAATGAAACGTTCGTCCTCACATGCCCGACCAACGAATGGCAAGCCGTGCCGGCTAACTTCCACCAGGTGATGTGCCCGCGCCCCGGATTGAACTGCACAGATGCCGAGGCCGCTCCGTACGTTGCGTTTTTCCCCTTGTCAAAGAGTTGGAAGTGGGTGACTCCCGATACCGAACAGGACACGGTGCATGCGTGGACAACACCAGTAGGCAAGTATCTCAATatgcgcgacgcgccgctcttcAGTGTGGGCTGTCGGCACAGGACGAACAAGACTCTCTGCTACGTCAACGTCACAGTCAAGGCTGCGGGCTCGTTCCTTCTCGCAGGTGTCACAGCAGCTCAAATCCTCGCAGTGGTGGCGACGTCTGCTGCGTACATGATTTGA
- a CDS encoding putative cytochrome C oxidase subunit IIa (encoded by transcript BESB_060010), protein MLPILSALGRPCGPLLHHLAPRRFAAPRLSPSLAFSRHFSASAPSSSVAKASQKPAPATKDGHESHHDANNFYGIPVHHHGDPRHHLNPDGTMRPLTTAETFHWEHAEADTPPQQTVSINGQKMVKGVETRDFVELFLIYQKNIPFWPRMRMNVWGNYDLLMKAEFLFFWTPTFIIWSLAIPVFTLLYMADESVYAAMTVKVIGRQWYWIYEVESPVDDDE, encoded by the exons ATGCTCCCCATTTTGTCTGCTCTCGGCCGGCCATGCGGCCCGCTTCTTCACCACTTGGCGCCCCGGCGCTTTGCGGCTCCGCGTCTTTCGCCCTCCCTGGCGTTTTCGCGTCACTTCTCTGCatccgcgccgtcgtcttccgtgGCGAAAGCGTCTCAGAAGCCTGCTCCTGCGACCAAGGATGGCCACGAGTCCCACCATGACGCGAACAACTTCTACGGCATTCCCGTTCACCACCACGGTGACCCCAGACACCACCTGAACCCTGACGGCACAATGCGTCCCTTGACAACCGCAGAGACGTTCCACTGGGaacacgcagaggcggacacgccgccgcagcagaccgTCTCCATCAACGGCCAAAAGATGGTCAAGGGAGTCGAGACCCGCGACTTCGTCGAGCTCTTCCTCATCTACCAG AAAAACATCCCCTTCTGGCCGAGGATGCGCATGAACGTCTGGGGAAACTACGACTTGCTCATGAAGGCCGAATTCCTTTTCTTCTGGACGCCCACCTTCATCATTTGGTCGCTCGCCA TCCCGGTGTTCACGCTGCTGTACATGGCCGACGAGTCCGTGTACGCCGCCATGACTGTGAAAGTGATCGGCCGACAGTGGTATTGGATTTACGAAGTCGAGTCTCCtgtcgacgacgacgagtgA
- a CDS encoding hypothetical protein (encoded by transcript BESB_060040): protein MSQPTSPTVSAGTPVACDTEERQLGMEHNPMDGLIYTDNETQSIGGNSIGCPPPVSPVAQTSPFLYQMSSSQQPGMMYPSTEAVMPPAGHHQMMWFNPAAMGYTNTSHGFDPREGYPVVYPYVPMPVPIEKKKRGFCC from the exons ATGTCGCAGCCTACGTCACCtaccgtctccgccggcacTCCTGTCGCCTGTGACACCGAGGAACGCCAGTTGGGGATGG AGCATAATCCGATGGATGGACTCATCTACACCGACAATGAGACTCAGAGCATTGGCGGCAACAGCATcggctgcccgccgccggtCTCGCCGGTGGCCCAGACCA GCCCCTTCCTTTACCAGATGAGCTCGTCGCAGCAGCCGGGCATGATGTACCCGTCCACTGAAGCCGTCATGCCTCCTGCCGGTCATCACCAAATGATGTGGTTCAACCCGGCGGCAATGGGGTACACAAACACGAGCCACGGTTTCGATCCTCGTGAGGGCTACCCCGTCGTCTATCCCTACGTCCCAATGCCCGTGCCGATCGAAAAGAAGAAGCGTGGTTTCTGCTGCTGA